In a genomic window of Desulfurobacterium atlanticum:
- a CDS encoding dihydroorotate dehydrogenase electron transfer subunit, which produces MKGKIVENRPLTGKDFLLTIEICPEIVEKVKPGQFAMIDVKKPLQTDPLLKRPLGIFDTDKNRVSFIYRVVGRGTKLLTEMKDEVDVLLPLGNHFKDEREKYLFIAGGIGIGGIFLAAKTFHRKGKTVKVIYGGRTKDDLSALPFLEKYHIPFIPVTEDGSFGEKGLVTDFLKSYKNFRWIACGPKGMLNAVKKIAEKENIECYLSIDTRMACGVGSCLGCVIKTPEGYKRTCVEGPIFKASEIDL; this is translated from the coding sequence ATGAAAGGAAAAATCGTTGAAAACAGACCTTTAACAGGTAAAGATTTTCTTCTTACCATAGAAATTTGCCCTGAGATAGTTGAAAAGGTAAAACCCGGACAGTTTGCAATGATTGATGTCAAAAAACCGCTACAAACAGACCCTCTTCTTAAAAGACCTCTTGGCATATTTGATACTGATAAAAACAGAGTAAGCTTCATCTACAGAGTTGTCGGGCGGGGAACTAAACTTTTAACGGAAATGAAAGACGAAGTAGATGTTCTGCTACCGCTCGGGAACCATTTTAAAGATGAAAGAGAGAAATATCTATTTATTGCCGGCGGTATAGGCATTGGTGGTATTTTTTTAGCTGCAAAAACGTTTCACAGAAAAGGGAAAACGGTAAAAGTTATCTACGGCGGCAGAACAAAAGATGACCTATCTGCATTACCGTTTCTTGAAAAGTACCACATACCCTTTATCCCTGTTACAGAAGACGGTAGTTTTGGAGAAAAGGGACTCGTTACAGATTTCTTAAAAAGTTATAAAAATTTCAGATGGATAGCGTGCGGACCTAAAGGAATGCTTAATGCTGTAAAAAAAATTGCCGAAAAAGAGAATATTGAATGCTATCTCTCTATAGACACAAGAATGGCATGTGGTGTTGGAAGCTGTCTTGGATGCGTCATCAAAACTCCGGAAGGATATAAAAGAACGTGTGTAGAAGGCCCAATATTTAAAGCAAGTGAAATAGACCTTTAA
- a CDS encoding adenylate/guanylate cyclase domain-containing protein, protein MSLKKELLPVLILFCLSAFITGAVFFFKISPFYEFALKTGDVFYSFNKNKPSDDITLILVDEKSVNRFGRWPWNRKIVADGIRKLKGAKVVGLDMVFSETTDEENDRKLSEAVASNGNVVCGFFLRPEASENPDDEILDTLSDSALLNVPDVIDAGVFKYVEANILSITESCFLSGTLNVLSDRDKIIRHYQPVFIFNGEVYPSLGLQVLRVYYGKDAVISKEGVISIGDRKVAFDREGVLLNFYKFENYRENVYSFVDLYDGKVPPDRINGKIVLLGISEAGITDIKPSPIGFIPGTYFHLTFISNFVNGDFVFPDIKIDVALSVIFALLILFLFFYVGSVYLRFFLYGLVGIAVFLISIFLYVLKISFPWLFFIYLFLFLSVFFIEIYSIASKTREARFIKSMFGTYVSRELLEIMVKHPERLKLGGEKRDITVLFADIRNFTSLSEKMEPEKLVELINFIFTPLTEIILNSKGTLDKYIGDAIMAVWNAPISVKNHPEMAVLAAYRMLKEMKRLNKDLRRRGFPEIGIGIGINSGKAVVGNMGSKKRFDYTAMGDTVNLASRLEGLNKVYRTQVLVSQFTRFRVDEDKFPFRFVEIDSVRVKGKEHPVRIFTFLDRDGSEEIKEFYEKALSLYRMGRFKEALAIFEKVADFPPAGIMIERCKNFMVSPPENWEGVVTYYKK, encoded by the coding sequence ATGTCTCTTAAAAAGGAGCTCCTGCCTGTACTTATTCTTTTCTGTTTAAGTGCTTTTATAACAGGAGCTGTTTTTTTCTTTAAAATCTCTCCTTTTTATGAGTTTGCACTTAAAACAGGAGATGTATTTTATTCTTTTAATAAAAATAAACCTTCAGATGATATTACTTTAATTCTGGTTGATGAGAAAAGTGTTAACCGCTTTGGAAGGTGGCCTTGGAATAGGAAAATCGTTGCTGATGGAATAAGAAAGCTTAAAGGAGCAAAGGTTGTTGGGCTTGATATGGTGTTTTCTGAAACCACAGATGAAGAAAATGACAGGAAGCTTTCTGAAGCTGTAGCCTCAAACGGTAATGTGGTGTGCGGGTTTTTTTTGAGACCTGAAGCTTCGGAAAATCCTGACGATGAGATTCTGGATACTCTTTCCGATTCAGCTCTTTTAAATGTGCCTGATGTGATAGATGCTGGAGTTTTTAAATACGTAGAGGCCAACATTCTGTCTATTACAGAGAGTTGTTTTCTCTCTGGGACTCTTAATGTTTTAAGTGATAGGGACAAGATAATAAGGCATTATCAACCTGTTTTTATCTTTAATGGAGAGGTTTATCCTTCTCTGGGGCTTCAGGTTTTAAGGGTTTATTATGGAAAAGATGCTGTTATTTCAAAAGAAGGTGTTATTTCAATCGGTGATAGAAAAGTGGCTTTTGACAGAGAAGGTGTTTTACTTAATTTTTATAAATTTGAAAATTACAGAGAAAATGTTTATTCATTTGTTGATCTTTATGATGGAAAGGTTCCGCCTGACAGAATAAACGGAAAAATTGTTCTTCTTGGGATTTCTGAAGCTGGAATTACCGATATAAAGCCATCGCCTATTGGATTTATCCCGGGTACATACTTTCATCTTACGTTTATTTCAAATTTTGTTAACGGTGATTTTGTATTTCCCGATATAAAGATTGATGTTGCTTTATCTGTTATTTTTGCACTATTAATTCTTTTTCTCTTCTTTTATGTTGGAAGTGTATATCTAAGGTTTTTTCTTTATGGGTTGGTTGGGATAGCTGTTTTTCTTATTTCTATTTTTCTGTATGTGCTGAAGATATCTTTTCCCTGGCTCTTTTTCATATACCTTTTCCTTTTTCTCTCTGTATTTTTTATTGAAATTTACTCTATCGCCAGCAAAACAAGAGAAGCAAGATTTATTAAAAGTATGTTTGGTACATACGTTTCCAGGGAACTTCTTGAGATAATGGTAAAGCATCCTGAAAGGTTAAAGTTAGGCGGTGAAAAAAGAGACATAACGGTGCTTTTTGCAGATATAAGAAATTTCACTTCTCTTTCTGAAAAGATGGAACCGGAGAAACTGGTTGAGCTTATAAATTTTATCTTTACTCCTCTTACAGAGATTATTCTTAACAGTAAGGGAACACTTGATAAATATATAGGCGATGCGATTATGGCTGTCTGGAACGCTCCAATTTCGGTTAAAAATCATCCAGAAATGGCAGTTCTTGCTGCTTACAGAATGCTTAAAGAGATGAAACGTTTAAATAAAGATTTAAGAAGGAGGGGATTTCCGGAAATAGGTATAGGGATTGGAATAAATAGCGGTAAGGCTGTTGTGGGTAATATGGGTTCAAAGAAAAGGTTTGATTACACCGCTATGGGAGATACGGTTAATCTTGCATCAAGGCTTGAAGGGCTTAACAAGGTTTACAGAACACAGGTTCTTGTATCTCAGTTTACACGTTTTAGGGTGGATGAGGATAAGTTTCCTTTCAGGTTTGTAGAGATTGATAGTGTCAGGGTAAAGGGAAAGGAACATCCTGTAAGAATTTTCACATTTCTTGATAGAGATGGTAGTGAGGAGATAAAAGAGTTTTATGAAAAGGCTTTATCTCTTTACAGGATGGGCAGGTTTAAAGAAGCACTTGCTATTTTTGAAAAGGTGGCAGATTTTCCGCCTGCTGGAATTATGATTGAAAGATGTAAAAACTTTATGGTTTCTCCTCCTGAAAATTGGGAAGGGGTTGTAACCTATTACAAGAAATAG
- a CDS encoding HD domain-containing phosphohydrolase → MKKKLNIEITKFWLLLLTSITVSGLITLFSYFLVKAGVKPFIKNNVINLVKKDLESNAILAKDKDDLKSYLLEQLPYVKKVYIENIPFNIPENSTKTVIKTLNCTVIYKKFIFPDGTLPVAVKVDCEKIEKEASYFAGKISAFEFFIVLMLQISLLFAIRDLYLNPLRKIKKDIEKISAGKLTFLPVKGNDEFENIRKTINKMIKNIKDKNVKEDIMYQFIHLLTAGKGFNGEFISLIKKLLEANRIDGTIIGIARRPDKMEIRIITHDIKETKLISTNELDGIQSYMNTSQKEIELTEDKLSYLSKEEKALGIKYLFGVPLSIFSKNNGYVIFFRKENTPFSEEEKTYLRNIAKSIAVAAELKELIESLEEKIKEEKELLQSTIKSMIRGIEIRDSYTKGHSERVAYLSKEIAKNMGFPEKECEKIYLAALLHDIGKIGIPDSILLKPGRLTKQEFEIIKLHPVLSYKLLKDIKPLEDILENIKFHHERIDGTGYPEGLKGNKIPLGARIIAVADSFDAMTSDRIYKKGTEKEKAIQEIAKLAGTKYDPEVVHAAIPVLKKDIPFEIKGQLFKEFSELEKRRLDYFFRDALTDAYNRNYLPIIFNSLKEKNKEFKVASVDILGLRKINLEKGWEYGDSILKKVKTALEEALNPLAIIRYSGDNFVLFLDKKLKDTEVKEKLEALEEHLKAILSVHILKEEEIETLDSLIETITRIETKGY, encoded by the coding sequence ATGAAAAAGAAACTGAACATAGAGATAACAAAATTCTGGCTGTTACTTTTAACATCAATTACAGTATCAGGACTCATAACACTCTTTTCCTATTTTCTGGTTAAAGCTGGTGTAAAACCTTTCATAAAAAATAATGTTATTAATCTCGTTAAAAAAGATCTTGAATCAAATGCAATTCTGGCAAAAGACAAAGACGATTTAAAATCTTATCTTTTAGAGCAACTACCCTATGTAAAGAAAGTTTACATAGAAAATATTCCTTTTAACATACCTGAAAATTCTACAAAAACAGTAATAAAGACTTTAAATTGCACAGTAATTTACAAAAAATTCATATTTCCAGATGGAACTCTTCCTGTAGCAGTTAAGGTTGACTGTGAAAAAATAGAAAAAGAAGCTTCCTATTTTGCAGGAAAAATAAGTGCCTTTGAATTTTTCATCGTTCTTATGCTTCAAATTTCTCTACTTTTCGCTATACGAGATCTTTATCTTAACCCCCTACGAAAAATAAAAAAAGATATAGAAAAAATATCAGCTGGAAAACTGACATTTCTCCCTGTAAAAGGTAATGATGAATTTGAAAATATAAGAAAAACAATCAATAAAATGATAAAAAACATAAAAGACAAAAATGTTAAAGAAGACATAATGTATCAGTTTATACATTTATTAACTGCTGGAAAAGGTTTTAACGGGGAATTTATAAGCCTTATAAAAAAGCTGTTAGAAGCAAATAGAATTGACGGAACTATAATAGGTATAGCCAGGCGTCCTGACAAAATGGAAATAAGAATTATTACCCACGACATAAAGGAAACAAAGCTCATTTCAACAAACGAGCTTGATGGAATTCAAAGCTACATGAATACATCCCAGAAAGAGATAGAATTAACGGAAGATAAACTTTCCTATCTTAGCAAAGAGGAAAAAGCTCTGGGAATAAAGTATCTCTTCGGTGTTCCACTTTCAATTTTTTCAAAAAACAACGGCTACGTAATATTTTTCAGAAAAGAAAATACACCTTTTAGTGAAGAAGAAAAAACATACTTAAGAAATATCGCAAAATCTATTGCAGTAGCAGCAGAACTTAAAGAACTTATAGAATCATTGGAAGAGAAAATCAAAGAAGAAAAGGAACTTCTCCAATCAACCATTAAATCCATGATAAGAGGTATAGAAATAAGGGATTCCTACACAAAGGGACATTCTGAAAGGGTTGCCTATCTTTCAAAAGAGATAGCCAAAAACATGGGTTTTCCTGAGAAAGAGTGTGAAAAAATTTATCTTGCTGCACTTCTCCACGATATAGGAAAAATAGGAATTCCTGACAGTATTCTCCTTAAACCGGGAAGATTAACAAAGCAGGAGTTTGAAATAATCAAACTTCACCCTGTTTTAAGCTATAAGCTCCTAAAAGATATTAAACCTCTGGAAGACATACTGGAAAACATAAAGTTTCACCATGAAAGAATTGATGGAACAGGATATCCTGAAGGACTAAAAGGGAACAAAATTCCTCTTGGTGCAAGGATAATTGCCGTTGCTGATTCCTTTGATGCAATGACAAGTGACAGAATCTACAAAAAAGGAACGGAAAAAGAAAAAGCCATACAGGAAATAGCAAAACTTGCTGGAACTAAATATGACCCGGAAGTTGTACACGCTGCCATTCCTGTCCTTAAAAAGGATATTCCTTTTGAAATAAAAGGACAACTATTTAAAGAGTTTTCAGAACTTGAGAAAAGAAGGCTTGATTATTTCTTTAGAGACGCGCTTACCGATGCCTACAATAGAAACTATCTGCCTATAATTTTCAACTCTCTAAAAGAGAAAAATAAAGAATTTAAAGTAGCAAGTGTTGATATTTTAGGATTAAGAAAGATAAATCTTGAAAAGGGGTGGGAATATGGGGATAGTATCCTTAAAAAAGTTAAAACCGCCCTTGAAGAAGCTCTAAACCCGCTGGCAATAATACGGTATTCCGGTGATAATTTTGTCCTGTTCCTTGACAAAAAGCTAAAAGATACAGAAGTAAAAGAGAAATTGGAAGCACTGGAAGAGCACTTAAAAGCGATACTGAGTGTTCATATATTAAAAGAGGAAGAAATAGAAACACTTGATAGTTTAATAGAAACAATTACCCGTATAGAAACAAAAGGTTATTAA
- the dnaB gene encoding replicative DNA helicase, protein MKFFDIEAELSVLGTVIVQPAFAFRAVELLEPDDFFKNEHKVFFKFLRLLIAEGYSETDLNEISYKDELEKRGLLEKIGGEEYLAHMVEFALDNYEKFESACKVVKDKAILRRIDEIVEDVKEKMEETPDPDVLIDYMEKRVFAVSEERLTNSLVPISEIIPEVVKEMEELAVRKSMVTGIPTGFTDLDQKTSGLHDSDLIIIAARPSMGKTAFALSLAYNIAVERGKSVAIFSLEMSKDQLVKRLAAQAAGVPLNKIRSGFLSPADLDKILEAYDSLKEAPIYIDDTPGISVLDLRAKARRLQSENGLDLVIIDYLQLMRGIKKTENRQQEVSEISRSLKALAKELNIPVIALSQLSRQVEHRSDKRPQLADLRESGSIEQDADIVMFIHRPEVYKKEPPPEERGIAEIIIAKQRNGPTGTVTLSFIKELTRFENLQEIPMVNDKDREEPFKEEAPIIMEMEDKESSSPPDFTFDEGDDDYDFEF, encoded by the coding sequence ATGAAATTTTTTGATATTGAAGCTGAGCTTTCAGTTCTTGGAACAGTGATAGTTCAACCGGCTTTTGCATTTCGTGCTGTTGAGCTTCTTGAGCCGGACGATTTTTTTAAAAATGAACATAAGGTGTTTTTTAAGTTTTTGAGACTGCTTATTGCAGAAGGTTACAGTGAAACGGACCTTAATGAGATTTCCTATAAGGATGAACTTGAAAAGAGAGGTCTTCTTGAGAAGATAGGTGGGGAAGAATACCTTGCTCACATGGTTGAGTTTGCCCTTGATAATTACGAAAAGTTTGAATCTGCCTGTAAGGTTGTAAAGGATAAAGCCATTCTTCGCAGAATAGATGAGATAGTGGAGGATGTGAAAGAGAAAATGGAGGAGACTCCCGACCCGGACGTTTTGATAGATTATATGGAGAAGAGGGTTTTTGCTGTTTCCGAAGAAAGGTTAACCAACTCTCTTGTTCCAATATCTGAAATTATTCCTGAAGTTGTGAAGGAGATGGAAGAACTTGCTGTAAGGAAATCTATGGTAACTGGAATACCGACCGGGTTTACAGACCTTGACCAGAAAACATCGGGACTGCACGATTCTGACTTGATAATAATAGCAGCAAGACCTTCTATGGGGAAAACTGCTTTTGCACTTTCCCTTGCATATAACATTGCCGTTGAGCGGGGAAAATCGGTTGCCATATTTTCTCTTGAAATGTCAAAAGACCAGCTTGTTAAAAGGCTTGCAGCTCAGGCTGCAGGAGTTCCCCTGAATAAGATACGTTCAGGATTTCTCTCACCTGCCGACCTTGATAAAATTCTTGAGGCTTATGATTCTCTTAAGGAAGCTCCTATCTATATTGATGATACACCAGGTATTTCTGTTCTTGATTTAAGGGCTAAGGCAAGAAGACTGCAGAGTGAAAACGGTCTTGACCTTGTGATTATTGATTATCTTCAGCTTATGAGGGGAATAAAGAAAACAGAGAATCGTCAGCAGGAAGTTTCTGAGATATCAAGGTCTTTAAAGGCTCTTGCAAAAGAGCTTAACATTCCTGTAATTGCACTTTCTCAGCTTTCAAGACAGGTGGAGCACCGTTCAGATAAAAGACCTCAGCTTGCCGACTTAAGAGAGAGTGGAAGTATTGAGCAGGATGCTGATATTGTAATGTTTATTCATCGGCCTGAGGTTTATAAAAAAGAACCACCTCCAGAGGAGCGGGGAATTGCCGAGATTATAATAGCCAAGCAGAGGAACGGACCTACAGGAACAGTTACTCTTTCCTTTATTAAAGAGCTTACAAGGTTTGAGAATCTTCAAGAGATTCCTATGGTAAATGACAAAGATAGGGAAGAGCCTTTTAAAGAAGAAGCTCCTATCATTATGGAGATGGAAGATAAGGAAAGTTCCTCCCCTCCAGATTTCACTTTTGATGAGGGGGATGATGACTATGATTTTGAGTTTTAA
- a CDS encoding (Fe-S)-binding protein: MSDIFKKIKQEWLNRCVRCGSCRNVCPVFNATFEEPSVSRGKISLIDLIKKGHGKLDREAALIFKKCTTCLRCNEICAMDVPYEDIIITAREIATEKFGLFKEEIAATTALKNENLLDTAGNFSRLAYLLFKKSKSPGNLVSKFPIPGKGTAALPEIKPGKFNYKDRTFKPAREKTGKLIYFPGCMFSRAYVDTSKNLVRVLTTLGYEIFVPSNINCCGAPSLHAGDRKSFEELKNKNVEILNSINADGIVTGCATCCHNFKHNYKELNKPVYQFIEVIERHLDEISKWKTEKPINITWHHPCHIVRGQNLPKDLPERIFTSIKGITFVKMDEADNCCGMGGSFKMVHPAVSDRIQERKALNIIATGADNVVTECPGCIMNITEGLEKKRANTICTHTADILAMCIEK, from the coding sequence ATGTCAGATATTTTCAAAAAAATAAAACAGGAATGGCTTAATAGATGTGTAAGGTGCGGCTCCTGTAGAAATGTTTGTCCTGTATTTAATGCTACTTTTGAAGAACCATCTGTATCAAGAGGAAAAATCTCTCTCATAGATTTAATCAAGAAAGGACACGGGAAACTTGATAGAGAAGCAGCTTTAATATTTAAAAAATGCACCACATGCTTAAGATGTAACGAAATATGCGCAATGGATGTTCCTTACGAAGATATAATCATCACAGCAAGAGAGATAGCAACAGAAAAATTTGGACTCTTTAAAGAAGAAATTGCAGCAACTACCGCTTTAAAAAATGAAAATCTCCTTGACACAGCAGGAAATTTCTCACGGCTTGCATATTTACTGTTTAAAAAATCAAAAAGTCCGGGTAACCTTGTTTCAAAGTTTCCTATACCTGGAAAAGGAACAGCAGCGCTGCCAGAAATTAAGCCGGGAAAATTCAACTATAAAGACAGAACATTCAAGCCTGCACGTGAAAAAACAGGAAAACTTATATACTTTCCCGGTTGTATGTTCAGTAGAGCTTATGTTGACACATCTAAAAATCTTGTGAGAGTTTTAACAACTCTCGGATATGAAATATTTGTCCCTTCAAACATAAACTGCTGCGGTGCCCCTTCTCTTCATGCTGGAGATAGAAAAAGTTTTGAAGAGCTTAAAAATAAAAATGTAGAGATTCTCAACAGTATTAACGCTGATGGGATTGTAACAGGCTGTGCTACATGCTGCCACAACTTCAAACACAATTATAAAGAACTAAACAAGCCGGTTTACCAGTTTATTGAAGTAATTGAAAGACACCTTGATGAAATTTCAAAGTGGAAAACAGAGAAACCTATAAACATAACATGGCATCATCCCTGCCATATAGTAAGAGGGCAAAACCTACCAAAAGACCTTCCAGAAAGAATTTTCACCTCCATAAAAGGAATCACTTTTGTTAAAATGGATGAAGCTGATAACTGCTGCGGAATGGGAGGTTCTTTTAAGATGGTTCACCCGGCGGTTTCAGACAGAATTCAGGAAAGAAAAGCACTAAACATAATAGCCACAGGTGCCGATAATGTAGTTACAGAGTGTCCCGGCTGTATAATGAACATTACAGAAGGTCTTGAAAAGAAAAGGGCAAATACAATATGCACACACACTGCAGACATTCTTGCAATGTGCATAGAAAAATAA
- a CDS encoding FecR family protein: MKGWFLILLSILVPSISFAAVGRVTYAKGKVDIVKKGRFKGVSWKTLNGEVDVGDIVRTKRKSEAQIKFIDNTEVFLAERTRLIVEKYIPEREANMSLPFGRVIYRVSGRTAGAFNVKTPIALIGVKGTEFLVDVNFERVLVAVLKGVVEVKNFFTGERVILGSGSIVRIEGKEKTTPEHVGVDNVKNIVESSTMDGKKVETYTVVDYPVVSADVAEDVIQSIEVKEKEDNLNVQVEIPETSIEGM, from the coding sequence ATGAAAGGGTGGTTTTTGATTCTTTTATCTATACTTGTTCCTTCTATTTCCTTTGCTGCAGTTGGAAGAGTAACTTATGCTAAAGGAAAGGTTGATATAGTTAAAAAGGGGCGATTTAAGGGAGTTTCCTGGAAAACTTTAAACGGAGAAGTTGACGTTGGTGATATTGTAAGGACAAAAAGGAAGAGTGAGGCACAGATAAAGTTTATTGACAATACTGAGGTGTTTCTTGCAGAGAGAACCCGCCTTATAGTTGAAAAGTATATTCCTGAAAGAGAAGCTAACATGTCTCTTCCTTTTGGCAGGGTGATTTACAGGGTTTCTGGAAGGACCGCCGGCGCTTTTAATGTTAAAACTCCTATAGCTCTTATAGGTGTGAAGGGAACTGAATTTCTCGTTGACGTTAATTTTGAAAGGGTTTTAGTTGCTGTTTTAAAAGGTGTTGTGGAAGTGAAAAACTTCTTTACAGGGGAAAGAGTAATTCTTGGCAGTGGTTCTATTGTGAGGATAGAGGGAAAGGAGAAAACAACTCCTGAACACGTAGGAGTTGATAATGTAAAGAATATTGTTGAAAGTTCCACGATGGACGGGAAGAAAGTAGAAACTTATACCGTTGTTGATTATCCTGTGGTTTCTGCTGATGTTGCTGAAGACGTGATTCAGAGTATAGAGGTAAAAGAGAAAGAAGATAATCTTAATGTTCAAGTAGAAATCCCTGAAACCTCTATAGAAGGGATGTAG
- the rpoZ gene encoding DNA-directed RNA polymerase subunit omega, which produces MSKRIPLEKVVEKVGNYYETVHVAAKRARFLYEQDSYTFGVDVKGEKHKKTVIALLEIMEGKICPKRD; this is translated from the coding sequence ATGTCTAAAAGGATTCCACTTGAAAAGGTTGTTGAGAAGGTCGGCAACTACTATGAAACCGTTCACGTTGCAGCAAAAAGGGCAAGGTTTCTCTATGAACAGGATTCTTACACTTTTGGTGTTGACGTAAAAGGCGAGAAACATAAAAAAACTGTTATTGCTCTCCTGGAAATAATGGAAGGAAAAATCTGTCCAAAAAGGGACTGA
- the trpE gene encoding anthranilate synthase component I: MTVKEIKRIVDKGYNLIPIYRELLVDTETPLSSFIKLKKLGANILLESVEGGEKWGRYSVIGIGSLVTVKSKERFVEINRNGRIEVKEIETDPLEVLRNEFKRYIPFKMEGLPRMWGGFFGYLGYDTVKFFEPRVGMVEEKNKEDSMLYDMVFSIPRALVIFDNVSKTVKLIGYLIVRDYSSLEEIYREVNCFLDDIEDSLLNDKILNNPPSVSYSVANWSVNFSDEDFAEAVEKAKEYIKAGDIIQVVLSRRFEKSFKSDALTLYRALRFINPSPYMYYLDYGDFQIVGASPEVLVRVTDGVIETRPIAGTRKRGKTQEEDIAMEKELISDEKERAEHIMLVDLARNDVGRVAKEGSVKVTDLMVIERYSHVMHIVSNVVGRLKERFDAFDVLKACFPAGTVSGAPKVRAMEIIEEIEPSKRGVYAGAVGYFSFDGNMDTAIAIRTAIVRRDKVYVQAGAGIVADSDPDLEVKETKNKARAIFRAVEFAEKGLRFDDQQ; this comes from the coding sequence ATGACTGTGAAGGAGATAAAGAGAATAGTTGATAAAGGGTATAACCTTATCCCTATATACCGAGAGCTTCTTGTTGATACTGAAACGCCACTTTCAAGTTTTATTAAGCTTAAAAAACTTGGAGCAAATATTCTGCTTGAAAGTGTTGAAGGTGGGGAGAAGTGGGGCAGGTATTCTGTTATAGGGATAGGAAGCCTTGTTACGGTGAAAAGTAAGGAAAGGTTTGTTGAGATAAATAGAAACGGAAGAATAGAGGTTAAAGAGATAGAAACAGACCCTCTTGAAGTTTTAAGGAATGAGTTTAAAAGGTATATCCCTTTTAAAATGGAAGGTCTCCCGAGGATGTGGGGAGGGTTTTTCGGTTATCTTGGTTATGATACTGTAAAATTTTTTGAGCCGAGAGTGGGTATGGTGGAGGAAAAAAATAAAGAAGATTCAATGCTTTATGATATGGTTTTCTCAATACCCCGTGCTTTGGTGATTTTTGATAATGTTTCAAAAACGGTGAAGTTGATAGGTTATTTGATTGTGCGGGATTATTCTTCGTTAGAAGAGATTTATAGAGAGGTTAACTGTTTTCTTGATGATATAGAGGATTCTCTTTTAAACGATAAAATTTTGAATAATCCGCCTTCTGTATCTTATTCAGTGGCTAACTGGAGTGTGAATTTTTCTGATGAGGATTTTGCAGAAGCTGTTGAGAAGGCGAAGGAGTATATAAAAGCCGGAGATATTATTCAGGTTGTTCTTTCACGAAGATTTGAAAAATCGTTTAAAAGTGATGCTCTCACTCTTTACAGAGCTTTAAGGTTCATCAATCCTTCTCCTTATATGTATTATCTTGATTACGGCGATTTTCAGATTGTTGGCGCTTCTCCTGAAGTTCTTGTTAGGGTGACAGATGGAGTAATAGAAACAAGACCTATAGCAGGAACAAGAAAAAGGGGAAAAACGCAGGAAGAAGATATTGCAATGGAAAAAGAGCTTATTTCTGATGAGAAGGAAAGGGCTGAACATATAATGCTTGTTGACCTTGCGAGAAATGATGTTGGCAGAGTTGCGAAAGAAGGCAGTGTGAAAGTTACAGACCTGATGGTGATAGAAAGATACTCCCATGTTATGCATATAGTTTCAAATGTGGTTGGAAGATTGAAGGAGAGATTTGATGCTTTTGATGTTTTGAAGGCGTGTTTTCCTGCTGGAACGGTTTCAGGTGCTCCAAAAGTTAGGGCAATGGAGATTATTGAGGAGATTGAACCTTCAAAAAGAGGGGTTTATGCCGGTGCTGTTGGTTATTTTTCCTTTGATGGGAATATGGATACGGCTATAGCGATAAGAACAGCAATTGTCAGAAGGGATAAGGTTTATGTTCAGGCTGGTGCGGGGATAGTTGCTGATTCAGATCCAGATCTTGAGGTAAAAGAAACTAAGAATAAAGCCAGAGCTATTTTTAGGGCGGTTGAGTTTGCTGAAAAGGGTCTTAGATTTGATGACCAGCAGTAA